The Solanum lycopersicum chromosome 6, SLM_r2.1 genome has a window encoding:
- the LOC101259446 gene encoding non-specific lipid transfer protein GPI-anchored 5-like — MADHRYEMSLALIVFAVIWTGVIAQESDDCTNVWVSMSPCLNYYADSTSPQFSGCCTQLSTVVDEKSECLCQVLKDLGLNINQTRLSALTTACKVQTPPASNCNGRGSASQGGPNDATSTNMAAPFSFFFLLIASYASIINIT; from the exons ATGGCTGATCATAGGTACGAAATGAGTCTTGCCTTGATTGTGTTCGCGGTGATCTGGACTGGAGTAATTGCTCAAGAAAGCGATGACTGCACAAACGTGTGGGTCAGCATGTCACCTTGCCTGAACTACTACGCGGACAGCACCTCACCACAATTCTCAGGTTGCTGCACGCAGCTTAGCACGGTGGTTGATGAAAAGTCAGAGTGCTTGTGCCAGGTTCTCAAAGACCTTGGACTCAACATTAACCAGACTCGGTTATCGGCCCTCACTACCGCTTGCAAAGTTCAGACTCCACCTGCTAGCAACTGCAACG GACGTGGATCTGCATCACAAGGAGGTCCCAATGATGCAACTTCAACCAATATGGCtgctcctttttcctttttctttctcttgatTGCTTCTTATGCTTCAATAATCAACATCACCTAA